A part of Clarias gariepinus isolate MV-2021 ecotype Netherlands chromosome 14, CGAR_prim_01v2, whole genome shotgun sequence genomic DNA contains:
- the fasn gene encoding fatty acid synthase isoform X2 has translation MEEIVIAGISGRLPESNNLEEFWENLFNGVDMVTEDDRRWKPGLYGLPCRNGKLKEIDRFDAAFFGVHPKQAHTMDPQLRLMLEISYEAIVDGGINPTSMRGTNTGVYIGVSGSEAGEAFSKDPEELLGYSMTGCQRAMFANRLSYFFDFNGPSTAIDTACSSSLLALENAFNAIRHGQCNAALVGGVNLLLKPNTSVQFMKLGMLSPEGACKSFDASGNGYCRSEAAVAVLLTKKSLAKRVYATVLNAGNNTDGYKEQGVTFPSGDMQQRLVRSLYQEANISTEQVEYIEAHGTGTKVGDPQEVNGIVSVFCQSKREPLLIGSTKSNMGHPEPASGLAALAKVLLSLEHGVWAPNIHFNTPNPDIPALLDDRVRVVAEPVPVRGGIVGINSFGFGGSNVHIILRPPGPKPEPPVSPASVTRIVQACGRTEEAATFLLNKAQEHGHDSAFLDLLSEVCAVPTSAMPYRGYTLLGAQDEVREVQQAAPSSRPLWYICSGMGTQWAGMGRSLMQLQEFRESIQRSDVALKDTGLCVSRLLMEADENTFEDTVHAFVGLAAIQIAQIDMLQKMGLQPNGIVGHSVGELACGYADGSLSHTEAILAAYWRGKCIQEANLPPGGMAAVGLTWEECKAQCPQGVVPACHNSEDTVTISGPQDAVSKFVAELKENGVFAKEVRSAGVAFHSYYMASIAPVLLAALQKVIKTPHPRSPRWISTSIPQSDWESPLALYSSAEYHVNNLVSPVLFQEGLSLIPDNAVVVEIAPHALLQAILKRSLKPTCSILPLSKRGHANNLEFFLSHIGKIYMNGINVDSKRLYPAVEYPVPLGTPLISPLIQWDHSQSWDVPKVEDFPAGSGGSTSATVYNIDINPESPDYYMLGHCIDGRVLYPATGYLVLAWRTLMRSLGTVMEQTPVTFEDVTIHRATILPKTGSVQLEVRLMPATNRFEVSENGNLTVSGKVSMLEEAALDSFHSQMAEPVTTEPEEPKLRLQSGDIYKELRLRGYDYGKTFQGILESNNAGDHGKLQWTGNWVTFLDTMLQMIVVGLPGRSLRLPTRIRSVCVDPTLHEKRVQDYSENMKAIDVHVNRCLDNITAGGVQICGLHATVAPRRVQQQTPPTLEEFVFVPLVEPEWLISSEKLSEQLRQSKGLINHLQRKLARQGVKISIPGLEGVQDAQLIDAEKESGLLRLLSVLCGLELNGNLHSELEQTVQKERECLLQDPLLNGLLDSHALRHCLDTALENSTPGKLKVLEALSSDGRVFSRAVSILNIQPMLRLDYTASDVSAELLSTKQSSLEEQGVSVAQWDPQQSTATGNLGGADLVVCNCVPGPISNPSALIENLTSAAREGGFVLIHTLLKGDTLGETVSFLTSLDNQTSLLTQAEWEKLFDKLALNMVMVKKSFYGSVLFLGRRKTPEKQPVTLSVDSTDYKWVETLKSLLAEISDNPIWLTATQGHNGVVGMVNCLRQEPGGNRIRCAFVSNLKKSSATPSLQLPEKDMQGVLQRDLSMNVYRDGQWGVFRHQLLTQDLNEELTEQAYVNVLTRGDLSSLRWIASPLRHFVPSNPNVQLCTVYYASLNFRDIMLATGKLPPDAIPGDIALQQCMLGMEFSGRDPRGRRVMGLLPAKGLATCVDADKRFLWDVPSNWTLEQAASVPVVYATAYYSMVVRGQLRSGESVLIHSGSGGVGQAAIAIALSMNCRVFTTVGSKEKRVYLQERFPELSAESFANSRDASFEQHVLKHTHGKGVDVVLNSLAEEKLQASLRCLARHGRFLEIGKYDLSNNTPLGMALFLKNVAFHGILLDALFEEGNREWEEVSSLLKRGIAEGVVQPLRTTVFKRNQVEDAFRYMAQGKHIGKVLLQVRVEGGSGESTAAPLALPAICRTFCPASHSYIITGGLGGFGLELAHWLTERGARKLVLTSRSGIRNGYQAKRVREWQAMGIEVHVSTSDVSTLKGTERLITEACQLGPVGGIFHLAMVLQDGMLENLTPEQFIAVNKPKYDGTLHLDRVTRQKCPELQHFVVFSSVSCGRGNAGQSNYGFANSTMERVCEQRHHDNLPGLAVQWGAIGDVGVVLETMGGNDAVIGGTLPQRMASCLEVLDRFLSQQRAVMSSFVLAERVQVAKGDGSGQKDLVETVAHILGVRDVSNLNPDASLADLGLDSLMGVEVRQTLERDYDIVMAMRDIRQLTINKLREMSNTSADSEAKPSEGKHPGAQALLDSDLNGMLVNPEGPTVTLLNEVESAEKPLFLIHPIEGSAAAFRSLTAKLSMPCYGLQCTKAAPLDSIQNLAKYYVQCVRQTQPEGPYRIAGYSFGACVAFEMCSQLQEAQCPVEYLFLFDGSHSYVAAYTQSYRAKLTPGNESEAETEALCAFIQQFTSIEYNKLLEMLLPLKDLEARVNHAVDLITSSHKGINRDSLYFAASSFYYKLKAADGYTPSTKYHGNITLLRAKSSSEYGNRLGADYKLHEVCDGKISVHVIDGDHRSFLQGAGVESITSIMHSSLAEPRLSIREG, from the exons ATGGAAGAAATCGTCATAGCAGGGATTTCTGGGCGTCTTCCAGAGTCTAACAATTTGGAAGAATTCTGGGAGAACCTTTTCAATGGAGTTGACATGGTCACAGAGGATGACAGGCGGTGGAAGCCAG GTCTGTATGGTCTTCCTTGCAGAAATggaaaactaaaagaaattgACAGATTTGACGCAGCCTTCTTTGGTGTGCATCCCAAACAAGCACACACCATGGACCCACAACTGAGGCTTATGCTAGAGATATCATATGAGGCAATTGTTGATGGAG GCATAAACCCCACATCCATGCGTGGCACTAACACTGGCGTTTACATTGGTGTGAGTGGTTCAGAGGCAGGAGAGGCCTTCAGTAAAGACCCAGAAGAGCTGCTGGGGTACAGCATGACTGGCTGTCAGCGCGCCATGTTCGCCAATCGCCTTTCTTACTTTTTTGACTTCAATG gccccAGCACAGCCATCGACACAGCATGTTCTTCCAGTCTCCTGGCTCTGGAGAACGCCTTTAATGCTATTCGGCATGGTCAGTGTAATGCAGCACTTGTTGGGGGAGTTAACTTGTTGCTCAAACCCAACACTTCGGTGCAGTTCATGAAACTGGGCATGCTCAGTCCTGAAGGAGCCTGCAAGTCTTTTGATGCATCAG GAAATGGGTACTGTCGCTCAGAAGCTGCTGTGGCTGTTCTTCTTACTAAGAAATCCCTGGCTAAGAGAGTCTATGCTACTGTGCTCAATGCTGGCAACAACACAGATGGTTATAAAGAACAAG GTGTGACGTTTCCTTCAGGGGACATGCAACAGCGCCTTGTCCGCTCTCTCTACCAGGAGGCCAACATCTCCACAGAGCAGGTTGAATATATTGAGGCTCATGGTACTGGCACCAAG GTTGGAGACCCACAAGAAGTCAACGGCATCGTCAGCGTGTTCTGTCAGTCAAAGCGTGAACCTTTGCTTATAGGCTCCACCAAATCCAACATGGGTCATCCTGAGCCTGCTTCGGGACTTGCTGCTCTGGCAAAA GTGCTCTTGTCTCTAGAACATGGTGTATGGGCTCCCAACATCCACTTCAACACCCCCAACCCAGACATTCCAGCGCTTTTAGACGACCGTGTACGCGTGGTGGCCGAACCGGTTCCCGTGCGTGGGGGCATTGTAGGCATCAACTCATTTGGCTTTGGAGGCTCGAATGTACACATTATCCTGCGTCCACCAGGGCCCAAACCGGAACCTCCAGTTTCACCAGCATCTGTAACCAGGATTGTGCAGGCATGTGGGCGCACTGAAGAAGCTGCTACTTTCCTCCTGAATAAAGCCCAGGAACACGGGCATGACTCAGCTTTCCTGGACCTGCTTAGCGAGGTGTGTGCTGTTCCCACCTCAGCCATGCCCTACAGGGGATACACACTGCTGGGAGCACAAGACGAAGTTAGAGAGGTGCAGCAGGCTGCACCTTCCTCCAGGCCCCTCTGGTATATCTGCTCTG GTATGGGTACACAATGGGCTGGTATGGGCCGTAGCCTAATGCAGCTGCAAGAGTTCAGAGAGTCCATCCAGCGCTCAGACGTTGCTTTGAAAGACACAGGGCTGTGTGTGTCACGCCTGCTCATGGAGGCTGATGAAAACACCTTTGAGGACACAGTCCATGCATTTGTGGGCCTCGCAGCTATTCAG ATTGCACAAATAGACATGCTACAAAAGATGGGCCTCCAGCCGAATGGCATCGTGGGTCATTCTGTCGGAGAGCTGGCATGTGGCTATGCTGATGGCTCCCTCAGCCACACTGAGGCAATACTGGCTGCCTACTGGAGAGGAAAATGCATCCAAGAAGCAAACCTGCCACCTGGAGGCATGGCAGCAGTGG GTCTGACCTGGGAAGAGTGTAAGGCTCAGTGTCCACAGGGGGTGGTGCCAGCTTGCCACAATTCAGAGGACACGGTCACTATCTCAGGGCCACAG GACGCAGTCAGCAAATTTGTTGCTGAGCTTAAGGAGAATGGTGTGTTTGCCAAAGAAGTGCGCAGTGCTGGTGTTGCGTTCCATTCCTATTACATGGCCTCTATCGCTCCTGTTCTGCTGGCTGCCCTGCAGAAG GTAATAAAAACCCCACATCCTCGCTCTCCCCGCTGGATCAGCACGTCCATCCCTCAGTCAGACTGGGAGAGCCCTCTAGCCCTCTACTCCTCAGCTGAATACCATGTAAACAACCTGGTGAGCCCTGTACTCTTCCAGGAGGGCCTGAGCCTCATTCCTGACAATGCTGTGGTGGTGGAGATAGCGCCACATGCTCTTCTGCAG GCCATTCTAAAGCGCAGCCTAAAGCCCACTTGTTCCATTTTGCCCTTGAGTAAGAGGGGGCACGCCAACAACCTGGAGTTCTTCCTTTCTCACATAGGAAAGATCTACATGAATGG taTTAATGTGGACAGTAAGCGGTTGTATCCAGCTGTGGAGTACCCTGTTCCTTTGGGAACCCCCCTCATCTCGCCGCTTATTCAATGGGACCACTCTCAGAGCTGGGATGTGCCCAAGGTGGAGGATTTCCCAGCAGGATCTGGAGGCTCCACCTCGGCTACTGTGTACAACATTG ATATTAACCCTGAATCTCCAGACTACTACATGCTTGGCCACTGCATTGATGGACGGGTCTTGTATCCAGCAACGGGTTACCTGGTGTTGGCATGGAGGACACTTATGAGAAGTTTAGGCACAGTCATGGAACAAACCCCAGTTACTTTTGAGGACGTCACCATCCATAGAGCCACGATTCTACCTAAGACTG GATCGGTCCAGTTAGAGGTTCGTCTTATGCCCGCCACCAATCGCTTTGAGGTGTCTGAGAATGGCAACCTGACAGTCAGTG GTAAAGTGAGCATGTTGGAAGAAGCAGCTTTGGATTCTTTTCACTCTCAGATGGCTGAACCTGTGACCACAGAGCCAGAGGAACCGAAACTGCGCCTGCAATCTGGAGACATCTACAAAGAGCTGCGTCTTCGTGGATATGATTATGGCAAAACTTTCCAAGGCATTTTGGAGTCCAATAATGCTG GTGACCACGGGAAGCTGCAGTGGACCGGGAACTGGGTGACGTTTCTGGACACCATGCTGCAGATGATTGTGGTGGGCCTGCCTGGGCGTAGTCTGCGCCTCCCAACACGTATCCGGTCTGTATGTGTGGATCCAACGTTACATGAGAAAAGAGTTCAGGATTACTCTGAGAATATGAAAG CCATTGATGTCCATGTGAACCGCTGCCTGGACAACATAACAGCTGGTGGGGTTCAGATCTGTGGCCTCCATGCCACCGTGGCACCTCGTCGCGTACAGCAACAGACTCCACCCACTCTGGAGGAGTTTGTCTTTGTGCCCCTGGTCGAACCCGAGTGGCTGATATCCAGTGAGAAACTATCAGAGCAGCTGAGACAAAGCAAAG GACTGATTAACCATCTTCAGAGAAAGTTGGCCAGGCAGGGAGTAAAAATATCCATCCCGGGGTTGGAGGGTGTACAAGATGCTCAGCTGATTGACGCAGAGAAAGAGAGTGGCCTGTTACGGCTGCTGTCGGTACTCTGTGGTCTGGAGCTTAATGGGAATCTGCACTCGGAACTGGAGCAGACAGTGCAGAAGGAGAGGGAATGTCTGCTGCAGGATCCCCTTCTTAATGGCTTGCTAGACTCGCATGCTCTGCGTCACTGCCTCGACACAGCCTTGGAGAACTCCACTCCTGGCAAACTCAAAGTTCTTGAG GCTCTCTCCAGCGATGGCCGTGTGTTTTCCCGGGCCGTCAGCATCCTCAACATTCAGCCCATGTTGCGTCTAGACTACACAGCTTCTGATGTGAGCGCAGAGCTACTCTCGACCAAGCAGAGCTCTCTGGAGGAGCAGGGGGTCTCAGTTGCTCAGTGGGATCCTCAGCAAAGCACAGCCACAGGCAACCTAGGGGGCGCTGACCTAGTGGTGTGTAACTGCGTCCCAGGGCCCATTTCAAACCCATCAGCTCTAATAGAAAACCTAACATCAGCTGCCAGGGAGGGTGGCTTTGTTTTGATACACACCTTGCTGAAGGGAGACACTCTGGGTGAGACGGTGTCCTTTCTCACGTCTCTGGACAATCAGACCAGTCTCCTtactcag GCGGAATGGGAGAAGCTGTTCGATAAGCTCGCTCTTAACATGGTCATGGTGAAGAAATCTTTCTATGGCTCAGTTCTCTTCCTCGGAAGAAGGAAAACTCCTGAAAAGCAGCCTGTTACACTGTCTGTGGACTCCACTGATTACAAATGGGTAGAGACCCTGAAG AGCTTGTTGGCAGAGATTTCAGATAATCCAATATGGCTGACAGCCACTCAAGGCCATAACGGGGTGGTAGGGATGGTCAACTGCCTGAGACAGGAGCCTGGAGGCAACCGCATTCG GTGTGCATTCGTATCCAACCTGAAGAAGTCCTCAGCAACTCCTTCTCTCCAGCTTCCCGAAAAGGACATGCAGGGAGTTCTGCAGAGGGACCTGAGCATGAATGTGTACCGGGATGGACAGTGGGGGGTGTTCAGACACCAGCTGCTTACACAAG ATTTGAACGAGGAGCTGACTGAGCAGGCCTACGTCAACGTCCTGACTCGTGGTGATCTGTCCTCACTACGCTGGATCGCGTCTCCTCTGCGCCACTTTGTTCCTTCCAATCCTAACGTGCAGCTTTGCACCGTCTACTATGCCTCCCTCAACTTCCGAGACATCATGCTGGCCACAGGCAAACTGCCCCCAGACGCTATCCCAG GAGACATAGCACTCCAGCAATGCATGCTGGGAATGGAATTCTCCGGCCGGGACCCTCGTGGGCGCCGTGTGATGGGTCTCCTGCCCGCTAAAGGTCTGGCTACCTGTGTAGATGCAGACAAACGATTTCTTTGGGATGTCCCGTCCAACTG gacatTGGAGCAGGCTGCATCAGTACCCGTGGTCTACGCTACAGCGTATTACTCCATGGTGGTGCGTGGGCAACTGAGGTCTGGTGAGAGCGTACTCATCCACTCGGGCTCTGGAGGAGTGGGCCAGGCCGCTATTGCGATCGCACTCAGCATGAACTGCAGAGTCTTTACTACTGTGG GTTCCAAAGAGAAGCGGGTCTACCTGCAGGAACGGTTCCCAGAGCTCAGCGCAGAATCATTTGCTAATTCAAGAGATGCTTCTTTTGAGCAACATGTGCTGAAGCACACACATGGCAAAG GAGTTGATGTGGTTCTGAACTCCTTGGCTGAGGAGAAGCTGCAGGCCAGCTTGCGCTGTCTAGCCAGGCACGGACGCTTCCTGGAGATCGGCAAATATGATCTCTCAAACAACACACCTCTGG GCATGGCTCTTTTCCTCAAGAATGTAGCCTTCCACGGGATTCTGTTGGACGCTCTGTTTGAGGAGGGAAACCGCGAGTGGGAAGAGGTGTCCTCGCTGTTAAAGAGGGGCATTGCAGAGGGAGTGGTGCAGCCTCTGCGCACcactgtttttaaaagaaatcaggTTGAGGATGCTTTCCGCTACATGGCTCAGGGCAAACACATCGGCAAAGTGCTGCTGCAG GTGCGTGTGGAAGGAGGTAGCGGTGAGAGTACAGCTGCTCCTCTCGCACTACCTGCTATATGCCGCACTTTCTGTCCGGCTTCACACTCCTACATCATCACAGGAGGATTGGGAGGCTTTGGACTGGAGCTGGCTCACTGGCTCACTGAGAGAGGAGCTCGGAAGCTTGTGCTCACATCTCGCTCTGGCATTCGCAACG GTTACCAGGCCAAGCGTGTGCGAGAGTGGCAAGCCATGGGCATCGAGGTGCACGTGTCCACGAGTGATGTTAGCACATTGAAAGGGACGGAGCGTCTCATCACTGAAGCCTGCCAGTTAGGCCCTGTTGGAGGCATCTTCCATCTTGCAATG gttttacaagATGGCATGCTTGAGAATCTGACACCTGAACAGTTTATTGCCGTCAACAAGCCTAAATATGATGGGACACTCCACTTAGACAG AGTGACTAGGCAGAAGTGCCCCGAGCTGCAGCACTTTGTGGTTTTCTCCTCGGTCAGCTGTGGCCGTGGTAATGCTGGTCAGAGCAACTATGGCTTCGCCAACTCCACCATGGAACGAGTGTGCGAGCAGCGTCATCATGACAATCTGCCAGGCCTGGCTGTCCAGTGGGGTGCTATTGGTGATGTGGGTGTGGTCTTAGAGACCATGGGAGGGAACGATGCTGTGATTGGTGGCACGTTGCCCCAGCGTATGGCCTCCTGTCTGGAGGTACTGGATCGCTTCCTGTCCCAGCAGCGTGCCGTCATGTCCAGCTTCGTGCTGGCAGAAAGGGTGCAGGTGGCAAAGGGAGACGGCAGCGGGCAGAAGGACCTGGTGGAAACGGTGGCTCACATTCTAG GTGTGCGTGATGTAAGCAACCTGAATCCTGATGCTTCATTGGCTGACCTGGGTCTCGACTCCCTGATGGGCGTGGAGGTGAGGCAGACGCTAGAGAGAGACTACGACATTGTCATGGCGATGAGAGATATCCGACAGCTTACCATCAACAAACTGCGTGAGATGTCCAACACATCAGCAGACTCTGAGG CTAAGCCATCTGAGGGGAAGCATCCAGGAGCTCAGGCTTTGCTGGATTCTGATCTCAACGGGATGCTGGTAAATCCGGAGGGTCCCACAGTGACACTTTTGAATGAGGTGGAGAGTGCAGAAAAGCCACTTTTCCTCATTCACCCCATCGAGGGCTCTGCTGCTGCCTTCCGCAGTCTCACTGCCAAACTCAGCATGCCATGCTACGGCCTGCAGTGCACCAAAG CTGCACCGTTGGACAGTATTCAGAACCTGGCTAAATATTACGTGCAGTGTGTGAGGCAGACACAGCCAGAGGGGCCGTACCGCATCGCCGGCTACTCCTTTGGTGCCTGTGTGGCTTTTGAGATGTGTTCTCAGCTGCAGGAAGCGCAATGCCCTGTGGAATACCTCTTCCTTTTTGACGGCTCCCATTCTTATGTGGCAGCATATACACAG AGCTACAGAGCCAAGCTGACCCCTGGAAACGAGTCTGAGGCTGAGACTGAGGCGCTTTGTGCTTTTATCCAACAGTTCACCAGCATTGAGTACAACAAG CTCTTGGAGATGTTGCTGCCTTTGAAAGATCTGGAGGCTCGAGTGAACCACGCAGTGGATCTGATCACATCCAGTCATAAGGGCATAAATCGTGACTCCCTTTACTTTGCCGCCTCCTCGTTCTATTACAAACTGAAGGCTGCTGACGGCTACACCCCATCTACCAAATACCACGGCAACATCACCCTGCTTAGGGCCAAATCCAGCAGTGAGTACGGAAACAGACTGGGAGCTGACTACAAACTGCATGAG gtgtgtgatGGGAAGATTTCGGTTCATGTGATCGATGGGGACCATCGTAGCTTCCTGCAGGGGGCAGGAGTTGAGTCCATCACAAGCATCATGCACAGCTCGCTGGCAGAGCCACGGCTTAGCATCAGAGAGGGTTAA